A genomic window from bacterium includes:
- a CDS encoding RNA polymerase sigma factor → MEDRELVEKLLAKDPEAEKFFFKTYHPKLFRTCNHILGYRDPEAEDVAQEAFVVALRKLHEFEFRSSLNRWLFRICVFLCFERIRKRKRQILQLEGELEALSLSMMHDREDERREEDERRRMVQLVRAQRDLMGEPCQGILRRWDEEDQSYAVIAEALKLPIGTVMSRLARCKEALKQLVIKVLRGGEHA, encoded by the coding sequence TTGGAAGACAGGGAACTGGTTGAAAAGCTCCTGGCCAAGGACCCAGAGGCGGAAAAGTTCTTTTTCAAGACCTACCACCCCAAACTTTTCCGTACTTGCAACCACATCCTGGGTTACCGGGACCCGGAAGCGGAGGACGTGGCCCAGGAAGCCTTCGTTGTGGCCCTGCGCAAGCTCCACGAGTTCGAATTCCGTTCCAGCCTGAACCGTTGGCTTTTCCGTATCTGCGTCTTCCTCTGCTTCGAGCGGATCCGCAAACGGAAACGGCAGATACTCCAATTGGAGGGGGAACTCGAGGCCTTGTCCCTTTCCATGATGCACGATAGGGAGGATGAGAGGCGGGAAGAGGATGAGCGCCGGAGGATGGTCCAGTTGGTCCGCGCCCAAAGGGACTTGATGGGGGAACCCTGCCAAGGGATCTTGAGGCGTTGGGATGAGGAGGACCAGAGTTACGCGGTGATCGCCGAAGCGCTCAAACTTCCGATCGGGACCGTCATGTCCCGTTTGGCGCGGTGCAAGGAAGCGTTGAAGCAACTAGTGATAAAGGTCCTCCGGGGAGGCGAACATGCCTGA
- a CDS encoding FlgD immunoglobulin-like domain containing protein, which produces MNSPALPRTEAARGPINLDQDPKAHYSGVSVQVHLTHPGPLQVKVFDTRGVEVTPLYSGSLGTGHWVFEWDGRLANGELAAPGFYQIEVRVGSFSQRKSIQIR; this is translated from the coding sequence GTGAATTCCCCCGCCCTTCCTCGGACCGAGGCGGCGCGGGGCCCCATCAATTTGGACCAGGACCCCAAAGCCCACTATTCGGGGGTCTCGGTCCAGGTCCATCTGACCCATCCAGGTCCCTTGCAAGTGAAGGTGTTCGACACCCGGGGCGTAGAAGTGACACCGCTTTATTCCGGGAGCCTTGGCACCGGTCATTGGGTCTTTGAATGGGACGGCCGTTTAGCCAATGGGGAGTTGGCCGCTCCCGGGTTCTATCAGATCGAAGTTCGGGTGGGCTCCTTTAGCCAGAGGAAGAGCATCCAGATCCGGTAG